The genomic segment ACACTTCGCCAGGCTTTGTGGTTTCGAGGCTTATATCTTCGCTAGTCACGTCCACGAACGGGATCCATCCTTGGTCCGCACGGTAAAAATCGTTGATGGCGACGGGGTTCAAGTCGTTTGCGCGGTTGCCCATGGTGCAGTAGTCGCCGTACCAGTAAAGGTCCGGCCAGCCAAAAATCATGTGGCCGCTTTCATGCACAAAGACGTAAATGGAAAACTTTCCCGGCATGTCCGTCATCTGGTGGTGCGTGAGCTTCACGCCGTCGCGTTTTTCGTTGGACCATCCCGAGTGGGGCCATAAGCCTTGTCCCCATGTTTGCCCGGCGCCAGCGTACACGATGTTGATCGCTTCGGTGGTGCCGTCCTTGTCGTTGTCGTAGCGGGAAAAATCAACTTGCGGATCGAAATAGTCAAAGACTTCCTTCATCAGCGAATCCGATCCCGTGTACCCTTGCAGGCTCTCGTACCAGGACTTGGGATGCTTTGCGCGGTACCAGCCGTAGACTTCGTTGGTGAGGTCGAGTTGCCCGTTTGAAACGTCCAGATAGTAATCGCGGACGGATCCGTTGCAGCCGTCCCTGTTGAATCCTTCCTTGTTCAGCCATTCTTCAATGTCGGCAACCGAGACAGGCGCCTTCTGGTCCGAAAAATCAACGAGAAGCGTCAGGCTGTAAATTTTGCCTTTGGGGGCAGCGTAATGGCTTTGGGTCTGTGTTGCGGACGTTCTTGCCAAAATAAAGCTGGGCTTGTTGGCGCTTGAACCGTTGAATGTCGGCCGAGCTTCTTCTGGCCATTCCTGGACCCTTTTCCCTTGATATACGATGTCTGCGAAAAGCATCGTCGGTAGCAACAATAAGCTTGATAATAAGCCAAATACAATTTTGGTTTTCATAGAACATCCCTTTCCTTTCAACTCTTTTTATAAATACATTAATTAGTGGTAAGAAGGCGTTTCGTATGAAAAAAGCAAGGACTTTTAGTGTTGGCCATAGCCTATTTTTATTACATTTCCTCTGAGACACTAAAAACTAATGACCAATAACTAGTGACCAACTTATGAAATTCAAACGCATTCTTCTCAAGCTCAGTGGCGAAGCCCTCGCAGGCGAAAAGGGCCACGGCATCGACAACCAGATTCTTTCTGACATGGCCTCCGAAATTGCTTCTATCGTCAAGCAGGGTGTGCAAGTCGCTCTCGTGATTGGCGGTGGCAACCTCGTTCGTGGCATTTCCGCTTCTGCAGGCGGCATGAACCGCGCCCAGGGCGATGCTATGGGTATGCTCGGCACCGTGATGAACGGCCTTGCCATGCAGGACGCTCTCGACAAGCAGGGCATCGACTCCGTCGTGATGTCCGCTATCCGTATGGAACCGGTTTGCGAATTCTTCGACCGTCGCAAGGCTCTCAAGCTTTTGTCCGCTGGTTCCGTGGTCATCTTCTCTGCCGGTACTGGCAATCCGTTCTTCACGACGGACAGCTGTGCTGCTCTCCGCGCTATCGAAAGCGAATGCGACGTGATCATGAAGGCCACCAAGGTTGACGGCATCTACACTGCAGACCCGGTCAAGGACCCGACGGCAACGCGCTTTGACGACATCAGCTACAAGGAAGTCATCTCCCGCGGCCTCAAGGTCATGGACACCGCAGCAGTCGCTCTCTGCATGGAAAACAACATGCCTATTTTCGTGTTCAAGATGGAAAAGGGCAACCTCACGCGCGCTGCCGTCGAAGGCGACCTCGGTACGCTTGTCCACTGCTAAATTATAAATAACTTACAATTATGCACCCTTGCGATTGCGGGGGTGTTTTTGTGTTTTAAATAGGCCGAAAATGTAATACTAGCCTTGCTTTTATTTATATTTAGCCTCTAGAAGATATCACTAAAACCTTTAACCTTTTACCTAGTAACTATCATCTAGTAACTAGTAACTAAAAACTACTATGGCAGATTATTCTGAAAAAATGGACAAGGCCATCGAGGCCACCGAACGTGAATTTTCCAAGATCCGTGCTGGCCAGGCTAGCCCGGCTATCCTCAACGGTGTGCGCATCGACTACTACGGCACTCCGACTCCGATCTCTCAGGTCGCAAAGATTTCTGTGCCTGAACCGCGTATGCTGCTCGTGACCCCGTGGGAAAAGCAGCTCGTCGATACGATCGACAAGGCTATCCTCGCCGCTAACATCGGCCTTACCCCGATGAAGGACGGCAACTGCATCCGCGTGACGCTCCCGATCCTCACGACCGAACGCCGTAAGGAACTCGCTAAGATCGCCCGCAAGCATGCTGAAGACGGCCGCGTGGCTATCCGCAACATTCGCCGTGATGCTAACGACGCCCTCAAGAAGAACAAGGAACTCTCCGAAGACGACGTCAAGAAGCAGCAGGACGAAATCCAGAAGGCAACTGACAAGGCTATCGCACAGATCGACGCTCTCCTTGCTGAAAAGGAAGCCGACATCCTCAAGGTGTAATAGGTTCTATGGCCAATCAGCTTAGACATATTGCCATCATCATGGACGGTAATGGCCGTTGGGCCCGCCGTCGCGGTCTGGAACGGTTCCTGGGGCACCGCAAGGGCACGGAATCAACAATTGACGCTGTGGAAATGGGCGTGAACCTCAAGCTCGAACACATGACATTGTATGTGTTCAGCTCGGAAAACTGGGGCCGCCCGTCCAAGGAAGTGGATTACCTGATGAACCTCCTCATCGAGATGGTTTACAAGGAAATTCCGGACCTCATGGAAAAGAATGTGAAGCTGATTGTCATCGGAGACATCAGCCGCTTGCCCGAGAAGCCGCGTACCAACTTGCAGATGGCGATTGATAAGACGGCGAACAATACGGGTATGCAGCTGAACCTTGCCATCTCCTATGGCGGTCGTCAGGAAATCGTCGAAGCGGCAAAGCACATTGCGGCAGAAGTTGCTGCAGGCAAGCTCTCTATCGACGAAATCAACGACGACGTTTTTGCAAAACACTTGTACCTGAAGGGCGCTCCCGATCCGGACCTGATTATCCGCACGGGTGGCGAATTCAGGCTTTCCAACTACCTTCTGTGGCAGGCCGCCTATAGCGAGTTCTATGTGACGGACACGCTCTGGCCTGATTTCACGAAGGAAGAGTTCATGAAGGCGGTCGAGTTCTATAATACTCGCGAACGCCGTTTTGGGAAGGTTCTTCATGAGTAATTTGGCTCAGCGATTGATCACTGCATTTATTGCAATTCCAATCGTTTTTGTTTTACTTTGGTTCAACGACTTTAGTCGCATTGGACTGATGTGTTTTCTGGGCGCTGTGGGCGCCTGGGAGTGGGCCGGTATGGCTTCCAAGATGTATGCAGGCCCGGACATGCGCTATCTCTCGTTTGCATCGACTATGGCGTTGACGCTTGCGTGGGCGCTTTCGAAGGGCGGCTACTTTGGCCTCCCGGCTGTACCTTACGTTGTCGGCATGACGTTCCTCGCCATTTTCGCGATTTACATTGGCGTCGCCTATGCGAAGGTTGAGATTGACCACTTGTTCCCATGGCTTGTGATGCAGCTTGGCGCTCCGCTGTACGTGGGGTTCTGGGGCGGCATGAATGTGCTCATGATGGGCAACGGCCAGGGCTTTGAACATTGCTACCCGTTCATCCTCGTGATGACGGCGGTGTGGCTCTGTGACACGGTTGCTTACTTCTTTGGAAAGTTCGCTGCAGGAAAGGGGCCGTTTGGCCGTCATCCTTTTGCTCCGAGCATCAGCCCGAAGAAAACTTGGGAAGGCTCGATTGCAGGCTCCATCGCTACGATTGCCTGGGTTGCGTACTGGGTCAAGTGCAGCGCTGCTCTCAGCTCTTTCGAAATGAATTTCACATGGACATCGGCAATCGTCATTGGCCTCCTCATCACGGTAGCTGGCCAGGTGGGCGACCTCTTGATGTCTGCTCTCAAGCGCTGGAGCGGCACAAAGGATTCTGGGAACTTGTTTGTTGGGCACGGCGGTGTGCTTGACCGTTGCGACTCGTTCCTCCTCGCAGCACCTGCCCTATACATCTTCATGGACTTCTTGAAGAGCGTCGTCCATCCATGAAAATGGCAAGATAGTCGATAACGCCTGATGCAGCTCCCTTCACGGGAACATAACGCATACTGTTGTCTGTTCCGATGATGATTGCAAGTCCGGCAATGTAATTTATCCAATGGTAGTCCACGTGGTATTTGAGGGCTACTTTTTTGTTTGAACCGAATACGGTGAGTGGCATCACGAGAATGTCGTGCGAGACCATTATGCTCACGCGCTTCCATTTGGATAAATTCTTGAGGATGACTTTCTGCATGAATTCTTCGGCGCGGGGCGCGAGTTCATAGAGTACGTCGGGGTAGCCGCCATCGTATGCCCAATGAGCCATGAGTTCGACAGAACTGCCTTTCATGTTGAGCTTGGTGGCGTACTGTGCGAGCGAATCTGCTGAAATTTTCAGGAACCAGTTTCCGGTGATGTCGTAGTTGGTGATGAGTTTCGGGAGACTTGCTTCTCCGCGGCCTTTTGAAATGTTGTTTGCGGTTTCATTAGTGCGCACAAATCCAGAAGTGATGTATGAAAATTCTTCATCGCTTTTGAGGGTGGCGCCTAGGTCTTGGGCCATCTTTACGCCATTGGCGGTGAGTTCCGTTTCTATAGCGACGTCATCTTCGCGTTCGGAATGTCGAATGATGAATACCGCTTTTTCGTCTGCGGTAAGACTCTTGTAGACGTCGGCGACAGTTGCAAAACCGTTCTCGTCGAGCGAAATCTCTTTTGCTGGTAGCGATGTTTGCGAGGAACTGGAAGATTTTGCTACATCTGAAGACGAAGAAACTGGCGTGTCTTGCGAAGATGAAATTATGGATGAGCTTGTTTGTGCTACAGAAGACGAAGATCGTCGATGGCTGCTTCGTGATGAACTGGAATTATTTTTTGTTCCACTTGACGACGAGCTTTGTTGAATTGCTGAGCCGGATGATTCAACGGTTGCGACCTCCGATGACGATAGTTCCTCAGTTGTTGTTGAGGATGAAGCGATGCTTTCAGGAGCTGTTGAGAATGTGGTGTCGCTACAGGCTGAAAGCATCGCTGTGAATGAGATTGCGACAAATAGGGGCTTTGTCGCAATTGCGCGGAGCACGCTATGGTTGAGTTTTTGCATTTACGAACCCCACTGGTAATCGCCTGCTTTGTAGACGGGTTCTTCTCCGTTGAAGCCTCGTGGGCGTTTAATCTTGTCGTCGAATAAAGTCTTGTTGAATATGCGGAAATCTCCACGTTCGTAGCTCTGGAAAGAAATATGACAGAAAATGGGGCCTGCCGGCATGTACTCGCTATAACTCATGGTGCGTTCACCGGCCGTGTAGAGGTAGTTGTAATATTTTCCGTTAAATATAATGTGCAGTCCGATATTTCCGACCGTGAACCAGCGGCCTTTTGCAAGGATGTTTTCGTGGTGGGTGTCGTCGTAATCCATGACGACGAATTCTGCATCGCCATTCTTGTCGAGGTGGAAACGGTACTTGTGGTTTCCACCGCAGCAACGCCCGTCAAAGAACCAGGTGTAACCACTTGCAGCCGCAATGCGCGGGTCTCGCACACTAGTATCGGGGTGGGCGAGCTGTTCATCGCTCACGATTCGTTCGGGTTCCACGGCTGCGATAAGCTGTGCCAATGTTTTGGGGTTGCTTACCGTGGGGATACTCACTTTGCTCTTCGCTTCGCTTGCGGCTCGGCGGTACAGACGATAGGGAATGCCATCGTCACTGATCATCGTGAGTTCATCTTCGCTGAACACGTAATAAGCGTAAGTTTTGGTGCCGTTCTTGGTGACAACGTTAAAGCTGCGGTTGTTGAGCGTGTACCATTGTCCTGAAACATTCGGGAATCCGGACACGGCCGCTATCCCGTCTTCGTTGATGATTACGGTGTAATCGTCGCTGATCCAGGCTTCGTCAGAAGCTGTGATTAAACGGCAGTCGCGGTTCTTGTCGCCTTGGCAGACGGCGGCCGATGGGTTTGCAGCTTCGCAAGGGCTGACCATTCCCGGCGGGAGCTTTGTGGACATGCCGAGTCTGAACCCCATGTCGGCGGCGCCATCGCGGCTGCGGATGGCGCGACGGCTCACTCGCGCGAACTCTGCGGGTTCCCCGTAGCTTCCGCCTCGACGCGTCTTGTTGCCGGAACCAGTGAGCTGTACCGGGTTCACCTTGTCGTCAGATGTATAGCCTACGAGCCAGTCGTACACCCATTCCCAGGAATTTCCGCTCATGTCGTAAAGTCCTAGCTTGTTTGGCTTCTTGGTCGCTACATCGTGCGATTTTCCGCCGCTGTTTTCGGAATACCATGCCACATCATCGACGTTGTTGCTTCCTGAAAACTTAAACTTGTCTGAAACGCCGTCCTTGCCGCCCCGTGCCGCAAATTCCCATTCGCCGTCCGTGAGCAAACGGTACTGACGCCTTGTCTGTTGCGAAAGCTTGCAGGCGAAATTGTTGGCGTCAAACCAGCTTACTCCAATTTTGGGGGCCTTGTCCGATTCCCAGGCGCTCTTTTTACCGCCCATTACAGCGTTCCATTGTGCAATAGTCACTTCGGTATTGGCAATGAAGTATTCATCGACTGTTACTTTGTGTGATGGACTCTCGTAAATTTTATCTTGTTCGGCGCAATTGTCGCAGCCTCGTGTATAAGAACCGCCTGTTACATAGACCATGTTGAATACAACGCCGTTTACCGTATCGGCGAAATTTGCAGGCGAGGTGTAGACAAAAGACTCTTCGCTGGAACTAGAATTTACTTGAAGTCCAGACGATTTTCCTTGCTCGGAACTCGAAGATGAACTCCGGTGGACATGTCTACTCGAAGAACTTTTGTGCGAATCTGTGGACATGCCCGGCGATGTTCCCGACGAGCTTTCAGATACACTTGTAATGGATGATGACGAATTTGTTCCGCCATTTTCGGCAGAATAGTTTTTGTCTGGTGAATCGCCTGCCTCGGAAGACCCGGAATAGTCGACAGACGATGAAATATTGATGTCCGATCCGGAAATGTCATTGCTTGACGAATCCGAACAGCTCCAAAGCACCCCGACTGCGCAACAACACGCAGCATATACACCCGAGGAAAGTATGCGCATAAGCACCTCCTTCGAGCAACAAACCTAACCCATATTCAATATACACTAATTTTTTTTATTGAAATGTAAAATGTTGTAATTGTCTCAACGCAAGCATATATATGGATAAATCGTTTATCTCCATATGTATGTTACCCTAGAATTTAAAGCTTGCTTTCTTGGCGGGATCATCTCTTTATTCTATCTTTACCGAAAAAGCAATCACTGAGGTTCTTAAATGAAAAACGTTGTTCTTTTGGGTGCCACCGGTTCTATCGGTACCTCTAGCGTCGATGTCATTCACCAGCATTCGGATATCTTCAACCTTTACGCCGTGGCTGCCAATAGCAGTGTCGAGAAGGTTGCTGAAATCGTGCGCAAGTACAATGTCGAACGTGTTTGCATGTTCAACGAAGCTGCCGCCAAGGAACTCGAAGGTATGCTTGACAAGAAGGTGCTTGCCGGTATGGATGGCCTCTGCGAACTTGCTGCTGACCCGAAGGCGGACATCATCATCAACGCCTTGATGGGCGCTGTGGGTTGCCTCCCGACGATTACCGCTATTGAACATGGCAAGCATGTCGCCCTTGCAAACAAGGAAACGATGGTGATGGCAGGCCCTGTCATTTGGGACAAGCTTGCTGAAAATCCGAAGTCATTCATCACGCCGATTGACTCCGAACATAGCGCCATTTTCCAGTGTCTCGAAGGTGGCAAGCGCGAATCCGAAGTGGAATTCCTCGAAATCACGGCTTCGGGTGGCCCGTTCCGCGAATGGCCTATTGAAAAGTTCGAAAACATCACCGTCGCCGATGCCCTCAATCACCCTGTGTGGAGCATGGGCAAGAAGATTACGATTGACTCTGCTTCCATGATGAACAAGGGCCTTGAAGTGCTCGAAGCTCATTTCCTCTTCCACATTCCGTATGACCAGATCAAGGTTGTGGTTCACCCGCAGTCTATGGTGCATTCTTTGGTGCAGTTCCGCGATGGTTCCTTGATGGCTCAGCTCGGCGCTCCCGACATGCGCATCCCTATCCAGGTGGCGCTCACGTGGCCCGACCGCCTCAAGCTCGAAACCAAGCGCCTCGACTTGCCGACGCTTGCAAAGCTCACGTTCTTCGAACCGGATTTCAACAAGTTCCGTTGCCTTGCCCTCGCCTTTGAAGCCGGCCGCCGTGGCGGTATCGTGCCGTCGATGATGAACGCCGCAAACGAAGTCCTCGTGGACCGTTTCCTCAAGGGTAACCTCAAGTTCACTGATATTCCGAAGTACGTGGAAATGGTGATGGAAAAAGCCCCGAATGTCACCGGTCACCTTTCGCTCGAACAAGTTCTCGAAGCTGACAAGGAAGCCCGCCTCATGACAGAAGGCTTCTTGAAGTAATCGCCTTATGCGGTTTTGTTGCAAATAATGCGTTTGTTTAGCACGGCTTCGGTCGTGCTTTTTTTTGTATATTCTGTGCAATTTGTTTAAGGAAAAATTTATGAGAAATTCATGGCGTGTTGCGGGTTTGTCTGTAGCTGTTCCTTTGCTTGCTTTTTTTGCAGGTTGTTCCGAAAATCCGACGAGTCAACTTGATGAACCGGGCAAGAATCCCGCATCGCATTCGGGGGATGAGTCATCGTTTGAAACTTTGCTTTGCTCTTCGCCTGTGGGCGGTGCTGTAACGCCTGAACCCGAATATCTGAATGTGGGGTCGATGACCGCCGTCATTCGCGACTTCCAGCCGAATCATTCGGACTTTGAAAACTTCTCGGAAGAAGCGACGACACAACTGGAGTACGAATCCATTGCACATCTGGATCTCATTTATAACTATGTCACGCGCACTGGTGTTGCGATGAAGGATAATGGCTACGGTGATGATTGGTATACCGCTGTTCCTTATCACGCTTCTTGCGGAACCGTGAGTGCCAATGCCCAGTATGGCTCGGGAACGCAAATAGGTGTCGACGGTCTTCCTATGGACGAAAATACGAATTTGCCGGAATACCTCCGACAGACCTCCGCAGGTCCGGTGCTGCAGTTTGGTGAATGTCAGGAGAGACTTTTGGGTAACAACAGGATTTTACGCGGGTATGCGAATGCGCTTGAATCCATTGACTACTATGATTGCCCCAATGGCAAAACGGTTTGGTCGAACCCTGTGATTGCCACGACGGGTATGGTGCAACCTTACTTGAAGTTTGCTGCTGGCGCTGACGGCAAAATTGACATGATCGATGGCGTCACGATTAGTAAGCAGAATGAACGCTGCGATAACGCCAACTTTGATCAGTGGTTTACCGATGTTCCGTCCGTGAATAAGCGAGTCAACACGACGCTCGATCTTGTTAAGAAAGAGGATTCCGAAGATTACATTTACGGTCGCGGCTATAATGATGTTGGATTCTTCCCGCTGGATAGCATCAATCCGATTACTCATGAATGGGTGATGAATAAGCCCTGCGATCCGTCGTTACAGCCGAGTGGCACTTGTGAACAGTTCTTGCCACAGTCTCTTTCCATTTTTTGCCCGCCGTACAATTACATGTACGCATCGACTCAAGTGGATGAATTTGGAAATAATACCGCTCAGCTTTGTAATGAATGGTTGAATCAGGGTGGGCCGCGTGCCGCTGATCCCAAGGGCACTGGATATAGTGCTGCTTGGCTTGCTATGGTGTCCATGGCGGAAATGGGGTACAAGACTGGTATGCAGCACCTTCGCAATTTCCATTTTACGATGATGGCCTATTCGACCTTCAAGTATGATGCCGCCAAGCAGGCCACATTTCCGCAGAATCTCGAATTTATCAGTAGCGGTGATATGTGGGTCTTTGTGGATGGCGTGCTTGTTGCCGATATGGGGGGCGACCACATGCCTGTCCCGAGCCAGGTGAACCTTCAGGTGCTTGCCGCAAACAACCACGGATGCCATGAAGGCGAACCTCTTGCCGCTTACGAAAACTGCAATGGCTCTACGGAAAAGGATGGCTGGGCTGATGGTTCCATTCACCACTTGCACATCTTCTATGCAAACCGCCAGACGAACGGTTCCGAAATCTACATCCGCACGATTCCTGTAGAACGTGCAACGCGCCGTGTTGAACCGCTTTCGATGAACAAGCTCGAAGTGGTAAAGGATTCTCGCGGCAATACGCAGAACCGCATTTACATGAATCTTCCGTTTGCAGATTCTACCGTTGCGGCTATGACCTCGCGGAATTTGCCGTCGATGATCGTGCTCCGCGACGATGCTGAGGGCAAAACAAAGGTGTTTGGTCTTTATCTGCTCTCGTTGACGGATTCGACGGCCAACGAAAATGGAGAACCGATGTACCAGTTCGAAGGTGTCCTGAAGGATGTTAATGGTAACACTGTTGAGGGCGGGTTGCGTAGTTTGGACCGCGTTGCTTTCAATGTTCCCTGGAGTGAGGCTCTTGAAAATGGAAACGATGCGGACATGTATTTGGGCGATGTCTGGAAGCAGATGATGGCCTGGTCTAAGATGATGCCGACCTACATAGCTTCTTCGTCTGGGAAACAGATTGTGACCTTTACCGCGAATAACGCACTGAACAAGCTGATCAATTCATGTGCTGAATAAGTTTTGGGGGTTGTAATCCTGAACAACGAAATTGAGGCTCCGCTTTGTAGCGGGGCTTTTATTGTATATAAATTTATTAAAGCTGGTTCCGGTGTTAGGGACGGTGTTGATTGGAGTGGATATGAAAAAGATGACAATGGCGGTATGCATTGCCACTGTTTCTGCGTTCGCCCAGTGGGGCGGCGGTGGTGGCTTTGGCGGCCCACAAGGTGGTGGGAGCGTATCTAATGCCGATAAGACTGCCGATGTAAACTATGTAGGCGACGGAAAGGCCTACCATACGCTGGATATTTATATTCCAAAGGAAGCGAAGGAATCGTATCCGGTGGTTATCCATACTTATGGTAGTGCCTGGAGCTTTAACAACATGAAAGGCTCTGCGGATTTGAGCACCATCTGTTCCGCATATGTCAAGGCGGGCTATGCCGTCGTGACTCCGAATCACCGTTCTGCAAGTGACGCCAAGTATCCGGCGCAGCTTCACGACATCAAGGCTGTGGTCCGTTTTGTCCGTGGCAATGCAGCTAAGTACAAGTTTGACACGAATTTTGTGGCTGTGTCCGGCTTCTCGTCGGGAGGTCACCTTTCGAGCCTTACTGCGACAACCTGCGGCTTGAAAGAAGGCAAGTCGGGTTCGGTGACGGTGGACTTGGTGGGTGACCTCGGCGAATTTACGTCATTCAGCAGTTGCGTGGATGGTGCCGTGCTTTGGTCTCCTCCGACGGATATTTATACCATGAACCCTATTAGCATGGGTGGTTCTGGAACAATGGAAGGAGCCTTCATCGGTGTCGAGCGCGAAGGAAACAAGGATAAGTGGATGGTTGCAAGTTCTCCCTATTATGCAAGCGATGACGATCCGCCGATAATCATGTTTCATGGCACGTCCGATAATATTGTGAATATCGAACAGAGTGAGGAACTTTATGATTCCCTCAAGAATCATAATGTGGTAACGGAATTTGTCAAGGTGCCAGGCGGTTCCCATGGCGGCGACAAGATGAATGCGACTGAAAACCTGAACAAGGCGGTCGCTTTCCTTGACAAGGCTCGCGAGGCGAAGGCGGCAAGCGTCCCGCCGGATACGGTGGCTGGGGATACGTCCGTGATAGATACTTCTGCAAGGGATACTGCTAGGACGGATACGAGTAAGGTGGATTCCGGCAGGACCGTGTTGCCGGAATTTGCAAAGTCCCATGGTGTAGAGATTTATGGAAATCGCTTAACGGTTCAGGGATCTATGGCGGTGTTCCGTTATACGGTGATTTCTGTAGACGGGGCGCGTAAAGTTAGCGGATTCTTCCGTAAGGAACTTGACTTGTCCCTATTGCCGGTGGGCGTTTACGGGATTATGGTGGAATCGCCTTCGGGTGTGACAAGCATCATAAAATTTGCGAAAAAATAATACATTGGGTACAGTTGTAACCAGATTGTCCAACAAAAGTTGGGCAATTCTTTTTTTTAGGGGTAAATTTATATTGTGAAAATGGAAAGGAGTGTCTTATGAAGGTTTCATTTGGCTTAAAGCAGTATATCCCCCTCGCAGCTACGGTTCTTTCGCTTGCTACGGCTGCGACCGCTGCGACTGCCTATATCAACCAGGTTGGCTACCGTACCACAGATCCTAAGGAATTTACTCTTTTTGAAGGTTCTGGTGATATCGAAATTGTAGATGCCGCCGGTCAAACTGTACTTCAGGCTACTCCGAAAGCGGCATCCCGCTGGAATCCGAGCGGTCAGGATGTGCAGCTTGTCGATTTCTCCGCCTTGACTGTTCCTGGAACTTATTCCATCAAGCAGGGTGGGCAGGTGCTCCGTTCCGATTTGGTAATTGCCGAGAAGCCGTTTGAAAATGTTACTAAGGCTGCTTTGAAGTGGTACTATTATCAGCGGGCTTCCATGGAACTGGAAGAACAGTATGCGGGGCAGTGGAAACGCGCTGCTGGCCATACGAACTCGACGGCGACGCTCCACAGTTCTACGGGTGCTTCGGGAACGATTGAATCGAGCAAGGGCTGGTACGATGCTGGTGACTATGGCCGCTATATCGTGAACTCGGGTATTACGACTTATACGCTCCTTTCTCTTTACGAGCATTTCCCGGACTATTTCAAGACTTTCAAGTGGAACATTCCGGCCGACGGAACCCTCCCGGATTTGCTTGCTGAAATCAAGTACAATCTTGACTGGATGCTTACCATGCAGGCAGAAGATGGCGGTGTCTATCACAAGCTTACGACGCTTCAGTTCCCGGGCGACGTGATGCCCGCGAAGGATACGGAAAAGCTTTATGTGATTGGCAAGGGAACTGCGGCCGCGTTTGATTTTGCGGCGGTGATGGCTACTGCATATCGTGTGTACAAGCCGTTTGACGCAACTTACGCAACGAAGTGCCTTGAAGCTGCCAAGAAGGCTTATGCCTGGGGCGCTCAGAACCCAGAAAAGGCTTTCAACAATCCGATGGATGTGGCTACGGGTTCTTATAGCGATGGCAAGCTGGATGACGAAAAGGTCTTTGCAGGTATGGAATTGTTTATTTCTACGGGCGAAGCCTCCTATAAGCCGACTTTGA from the Fibrobacter sp. UWB4 genome contains:
- the pyrH gene encoding UMP kinase, which encodes MKFKRILLKLSGEALAGEKGHGIDNQILSDMASEIASIVKQGVQVALVIGGGNLVRGISASAGGMNRAQGDAMGMLGTVMNGLAMQDALDKQGIDSVVMSAIRMEPVCEFFDRRKALKLLSAGSVVIFSAGTGNPFFTTDSCAALRAIESECDVIMKATKVDGIYTADPVKDPTATRFDDISYKEVISRGLKVMDTAAVALCMENNMPIFVFKMEKGNLTRAAVEGDLGTLVHC
- the frr gene encoding ribosome recycling factor; protein product: MADYSEKMDKAIEATEREFSKIRAGQASPAILNGVRIDYYGTPTPISQVAKISVPEPRMLLVTPWEKQLVDTIDKAILAANIGLTPMKDGNCIRVTLPILTTERRKELAKIARKHAEDGRVAIRNIRRDANDALKKNKELSEDDVKKQQDEIQKATDKAIAQIDALLAEKEADILKV
- a CDS encoding isoprenyl transferase, which produces MANQLRHIAIIMDGNGRWARRRGLERFLGHRKGTESTIDAVEMGVNLKLEHMTLYVFSSENWGRPSKEVDYLMNLLIEMVYKEIPDLMEKNVKLIVIGDISRLPEKPRTNLQMAIDKTANNTGMQLNLAISYGGRQEIVEAAKHIAAEVAAGKLSIDEINDDVFAKHLYLKGAPDPDLIIRTGGEFRLSNYLLWQAAYSEFYVTDTLWPDFTKEEFMKAVEFYNTRERRFGKVLHE
- a CDS encoding phosphatidate cytidylyltransferase, which produces MSNLAQRLITAFIAIPIVFVLLWFNDFSRIGLMCFLGAVGAWEWAGMASKMYAGPDMRYLSFASTMALTLAWALSKGGYFGLPAVPYVVGMTFLAIFAIYIGVAYAKVEIDHLFPWLVMQLGAPLYVGFWGGMNVLMMGNGQGFEHCYPFILVMTAVWLCDTVAYFFGKFAAGKGPFGRHPFAPSISPKKTWEGSIAGSIATIAWVAYWVKCSAALSSFEMNFTWTSAIVIGLLITVAGQVGDLLMSALKRWSGTKDSGNLFVGHGGVLDRCDSFLLAAPALYIFMDFLKSVVHP
- a CDS encoding histidine phosphatase family protein, producing the protein MQKLNHSVLRAIATKPLFVAISFTAMLSACSDTTFSTAPESIASSSTTTEELSSSEVATVESSGSAIQQSSSSSGTKNNSSSSRSSHRRSSSSVAQTSSSIISSSQDTPVSSSSDVAKSSSSSQTSLPAKEISLDENGFATVADVYKSLTADEKAVFIIRHSEREDDVAIETELTANGVKMAQDLGATLKSDEEFSYITSGFVRTNETANNISKGRGEASLPKLITNYDITGNWFLKISADSLAQYATKLNMKGSSVELMAHWAYDGGYPDVLYELAPRAEEFMQKVILKNLSKWKRVSIMVSHDILVMPLTVFGSNKKVALKYHVDYHWINYIAGLAIIIGTDNSMRYVPVKGAASGVIDYLAIFMDGRRSSRSP
- a CDS encoding formylglycine-generating enzyme family protein, encoding MRILSSGVYAACCCAVGVLWSCSDSSSNDISGSDINISSSVDYSGSSEAGDSPDKNYSAENGGTNSSSSITSVSESSSGTSPGMSTDSHKSSSSRHVHRSSSSSSEQGKSSGLQVNSSSSEESFVYTSPANFADTVNGVVFNMVYVTGGSYTRGCDNCAEQDKIYESPSHKVTVDEYFIANTEVTIAQWNAVMGGKKSAWESDKAPKIGVSWFDANNFACKLSQQTRRQYRLLTDGEWEFAARGGKDGVSDKFKFSGSNNVDDVAWYSENSGGKSHDVATKKPNKLGLYDMSGNSWEWVYDWLVGYTSDDKVNPVQLTGSGNKTRRGGSYGEPAEFARVSRRAIRSRDGAADMGFRLGMSTKLPPGMVSPCEAANPSAAVCQGDKNRDCRLITASDEAWISDDYTVIINEDGIAAVSGFPNVSGQWYTLNNRSFNVVTKNGTKTYAYYVFSEDELTMISDDGIPYRLYRRAASEAKSKVSIPTVSNPKTLAQLIAAVEPERIVSDEQLAHPDTSVRDPRIAAASGYTWFFDGRCCGGNHKYRFHLDKNGDAEFVVMDYDDTHHENILAKGRWFTVGNIGLHIIFNGKYYNYLYTAGERTMSYSEYMPAGPIFCHISFQSYERGDFRIFNKTLFDDKIKRPRGFNGEEPVYKAGDYQWGS
- the dxr gene encoding 1-deoxy-D-xylulose-5-phosphate reductoisomerase, producing the protein MKNVVLLGATGSIGTSSVDVIHQHSDIFNLYAVAANSSVEKVAEIVRKYNVERVCMFNEAAAKELEGMLDKKVLAGMDGLCELAADPKADIIINALMGAVGCLPTITAIEHGKHVALANKETMVMAGPVIWDKLAENPKSFITPIDSEHSAIFQCLEGGKRESEVEFLEITASGGPFREWPIEKFENITVADALNHPVWSMGKKITIDSASMMNKGLEVLEAHFLFHIPYDQIKVVVHPQSMVHSLVQFRDGSLMAQLGAPDMRIPIQVALTWPDRLKLETKRLDLPTLAKLTFFEPDFNKFRCLALAFEAGRRGGIVPSMMNAANEVLVDRFLKGNLKFTDIPKYVEMVMEKAPNVTGHLSLEQVLEADKEARLMTEGFLK